AAGATAACACTTGTTATATGTtcttaaatatatgaaatgtgtgattaactttatttattgcatttgtaaattaaatatagttctgactttatataatatattgaatgaTGCCAGTTACTATAAATAAGACAATTCCATATTTCCCAGTAATTATAATCCATAATGCAAATATCAAGCTtcaatatagataaataagctgcttcaatttcatttaattttgtgttttattaacattagtcattaaaaatttaacaatttattgtttttaaaccATCAAATcgaaaactattaaaatccgttcagtcgttcttcattaattataatttgtgtaAATAACAATACTCCACACTATATACCTAGAAAAtcttttcacacattttcttGCATTTTACAGCGGCTATGTCATCGCTGGCTCTGCTCTTCGGTAACATGATATCTGGATATTTGATGGAACGCTTCGGAAGAAGAACATCCCAGATCATTCTATCAATGTTCTATATCAGCGGATGGGTCATCATTGGATTCgcaaaaaacatgtttttcaTGTTACTGGGAagatttatcactggttttTGTCAAGGATGGCTTGGCCCTCTAGGACCCGTGTTTATTGGAGAAATTAGCTCACCGGCTTATAGAGGATTATTTTTAGCTGGCTTATCATTGAGCATTGCATCCGGTGTTTTTATGTCTCACTTATTTGGAACTTTCCTTCACTGGAGTCACGCCTCATTCCTCTGCGCTCTGTTTCCATTATCAGGAtgcattgttttatatttcgCTCCTGAATCACCATCATGGCTGGCATCCAAGaatgaaatagaaaaatgTAGAACTGCATTTTATTGGTATAGAGGAAGAACTCCAGTAATGCAGAACGAACTCGACAAAATGCTTGTAGAACATGAAAAGAAAAAGGAGGTAAAGCCAAAATTGGAAacattaaaagaaaacataaagaaGCCAGAGTTTTGGAAACCGCTGTCTATCATGATTGTATTCTTTATCGTGACTCAGTTGTCCGGTATCAATGTTATTTGCGCATATACGACCAATATAATGGAAGTTCTCATtggaaataacaaaaacacgTACGCTGCGATGTTAGCTACAGATGTTTTACGAGTCGT
This window of the Colias croceus chromosome 5, ilColCroc2.1 genome carries:
- the LOC123691746 gene encoding facilitated trehalose transporter Tret1-like isoform X2 produces the protein MSSLALLFGNMISGYLMERFGRRTSQIILSMFYISGWVIIGFAKNMFFMLLGRFITGFCQGWLGPLGPVFIGEISSPAYRGLFLAGLSLSIASGVFMSHLFGTFLHWSHASFLCALFPLSGCIVLYFAPESPSWLASKNEIEKCRTAFYWYRGRTPVMQNELDKMLVEHEKKKEVKPKLETLKENIKKPEFWKPLSIMIVFFIVTQLSGINVICAYTTNIMEVLIGNNKNTYAAMLATDVLRVVALISACILLRRIGRRPLAVFSGIFTTLSLITLAIYLYLVDKRIIRHISPTISLGLMAVYIVVSNLGISPLPWNMVGEVFATETKGLGSGISVMMTSIAFFGTVKTAPAMFDTIGHHGTYLFYGLSTLCGTIFLYFFLPETKGKTLLQIAEHFRNGNKSKEKSLKEDNNFV